Within the Molothrus aeneus isolate 106 chromosome 1, BPBGC_Maene_1.0, whole genome shotgun sequence genome, the region tatgaaattattttggtttatttaagTAAGAATTTGTAgataaaatttgttttattttctaacttatttttttattgaagCTTTAAAAGGTTCTCTTTTTTTGCTGTGATTTAGAATGAAAACAGTTTCCTAGATGGTGTAACTACACATGGTGCAGCATCAGGCTGAACATgatgctctgcagcactgccagcccagggatCAGCTTGGTAAGGGAACACATTGGAGCTGTTTGTTGCCAGCATTCTTTTAATGGTgctctgtgtgtttttttctctctttttctttcttttcagagatTGTTGGTGTAGGATGTGTCCTCAATGGAGTGAGGTACAAGAATGGGGAGACATTTCAGCCCAACTGCAAATACAACTGCACGTGCATTaatggggctgtgggctgtgTTCCCATGTGCACAAACTCACGTCCTCCACTTGTCTGGTGCCCAAACCCAAAGCTGATTAAGATGACAGGGAAGTGCTGCGAGCAGTGGGTTTGTGATGACTCCAGGAAAATCAGGAAGACATCTCCGCGCCACATCTCCTCTGCAGGTACGGTGGGAATGaggcagagctctcctttgccaAGGCAAATCTCTCCTTTGCCATCTGTCAGAATCTACAAGCAGAGGATCAGCTTGTACTGCCAGTCCTGGCAGGTGTCTAACCTTTGTGAGGGAGACACAGCCTCCCACGCAGCACGTGCTGAAGGACAGGGCAGGCAAACACCAGGGGAACTCATTAGTAGTAGCAATATGGAtttggatgccccatccctggtggtggtcaaggacaggctggatgggaccctaaacaacctgatctagtgggtgCTacccctggccatggcaggggagttcattgagatgatctttaaggtcctttccaacacaaaccatctCACAATTCTGTGCATATGATATTCACAATTATGCTTGTGCAACCATTCTGGACTTCTGTGAGCCAAAGCCCCCTTTGAAGGACATGTCTACTGTAACTCTGAAGATATCAAAAGTcctttttaattcttcattttaatttttttccctcagtctgAACCCTCTGGAAAAGAGAATGGACTCAGCTTAATTTGGGACAGAGGCTTTCTGTCCAGGTTATGTTGCTATTGTATTGCAATTTTAAAGCCCCTGTACATTAGGATAGGATTTAGGACTCTCAAACTTACACAAGACCTTGAAGGCAGTTATTGTGTGGAAATTTCACTGTGAGTTGGGCTAAGTTGTCTTTGTGGTAGTACAACTTTTCATCAGTTCTGAACTGATGACATTAAACATTCTGTCCTCACACTCACATTTATAGTAATGATCACTTAACCCACAGTGCAGAGGTGCTATCATTTGCCTCAAACATGGTCCCAAACGCTTAAGATGGATTCAATTTGCCATATGTGTTAAAATTATTGTCAAAATGCCCTGTGACACACTGTAGTGACATTAGCCACACTAGCTCCATGTTTTAGACCATCTCACAAAAGCGGAGCCCAAGGAGAGATAGGGTTGTTGTATGCAAAGATTTTGGCTCTTTGGTTGGTAGGAGTTTTTCGTCAAACCTTGGTCTTTTGTTGAACAAAGAAAAGTCTCAGTCTTCATTTGTGAGTTAAAACCACCAGAATTTAGCCCTCGCTTCTCTGTCCCTGATAGCTCTGAAATGAGGGATGGGTCCAAATTCAGAATATCCACTACTGAAACTGGCCTTACGTCCTCATGGCCTGTCCCCCAAAATGGGCAAAACATAGCTTtgctttcctgatttttctcctgTAAGGAGAAGTGTTATAGAAGACAGAGTAGCATTTATTacatttaatataataattaatataataatgaaTATAAGAGCGAGCAAGCTCAATGCAGCAGTTTCTATCAGAGTTATGCCTATGGACTGTCCTGTGAGCTGTAGAGCAGTGGGACTTTGGCTGAGGCTGGGACAGAACTATAAGTGGGGTTGTTGGCTGCTTTCAAAACAGAGCCCACCCTTTCTTCAAATGGTTGCTGAGCTCTCTGAGAGCTATTGAAGCTGTTCTTCCCCCCAGTGAAAGGCTGTGGCTGCTTCCCAAGCCCTCTGCCATCCAGCTGACTGCTGACCACTTTCTGCGATGGGGAACCAACTGAATGGGCTCAGAAATAAACCTTCATGGTGAGATCTGATCTCATCCCCTCTCTCCACCCGCTGGCTCAGGCTTCTGTAATTGTTTATACTGTGGCAGCACCTGGGGGTCCCAGACAAGGACCCCCTTGTGTGAGGCTGTGAAGGGGAATAAAGGAATTAGCCCTGGCCCCGAGCGCTCGCAGCGATGGAGAGTCTGACACAAGTAGGTCAGCACAAAGGGGGTGGCATGTTCACAGGAATGCTGGGCCACTTTGCTGCGGTTTAGTTATTTGGGTTAGTGGCCTGAATGTGCAATGAGCTGGGGTGAGGGTGTTTAATATGTAAAGCTGCCCGGGCTGAATAATGTGGGGTTAATCTGTGTCCGCAGCGTacgagggagaggaggaagccTGGCAGAAGAACTGCATCGTGCACACCTCACCCTGGAGTCCCTGCTCCAAGACCTGTGGGCTGGGCATCTCCACCAGGATCTCCAACGACAACGAGCAGTGCCGGCTCCTGAAGGAGAGCCGCTTGTGCAACATGAGGCCCTGTGAGGTGGATATAACCCAGCACATCAAGGTGGGGGCTGTTCCTTTGCGTACCCCATGGACACTGAGTCAGCCTTTGTTTGGCAGCATTCAGGCCTCATGAGGCTGCACTTGTACATGGACTTACTGTGCTGCACAGAGTTCCAAAATATGTCCTGCCTGTGTTGGTATGAAAACCTTTCCCTGAGAGTTTCAGCTCCAGCCAAAAGGTCCTTGCAAGGAAAGCCAAGCCAAGCCTGCTGTGCTTGATGCTGGCTCGGacagccctgtgctcagctggcagaaaagcagagctgcacGCCTGGTCATGGCTATGAACTCTATTGTGCAAGTATATGCACAATATACTCTGCAGCTTTTGGGTTCCTCTGTCTAAACATGTAAATCTTTCACGCCACCTAGGTCAGGGCTGTAAAAGTCTTCCTAATCTACAAATCCCTTTAAACACAGGAAtcatagaataaaataatagaatcCTTAAAGTTGGAAAGGATGTCCAAGATCAGTAAGCCCAACCTTTGACTGAATACCACCATGCTTAATAAACCACACTGCAAAATGCCAAgtctatttattttttgaatacttccaaagatggtgactccatcacttccctgggcagcttttTCAAATGCTtaaccactctttcagtgaaaaaaaattttcctgatatccagcctgGACCTCTCATGGCACAATTTGAGGCTATTTCTTTGTCCTACCGCTGTTTACCTGGTAGAAGAAGCTGAGCCCCTCATCCCCCCCATCTCCCCTTCCTtgccacagcctcctttcatGTAGCTGTAAAGAGCAAGGTGGGTTTTACTTCCTACATGTATCAGCACTGAATATTTacctctttgtttttattttcttttctgatttagCCTGGGAAGAAATGCTTGGCTGTCTACAGGGCGAATGAGCCCATGAACtacaccatctctggatgtgtgaGCAAAAGTCCCTACAGGCCCAAGTACTGCGGTGTCTGCACAGACAACAGGTGCTGCACACCCTACAAGTCCAAGACTATTGAAGTGAGATTTCAGTGCCCAGATGGAACtgaattttcctggaaaattaTGTGGATCAATGCTTGTTTTTGCAACCTGAACTGCAGGAACCCCAATGACATCTTTGCTGACTTGGCTCATTACTATGATTACTCTGAAATCGCTAATTAAATTGGCTGAATGCTGGAATTGACCCTTTGCTCTGATTTTACagaggttttaaaataaaaggagaatCTTCATCCATTGCCAATGtgcaatttgtttttttcctgagttaGGATGtggatgccttgagaggctacctagaacagaggctagacagtgttaaaggcataaattatttatttaaaggtaTTTATTTAAAGGTATTTATTTAAAGGTATTTATTGAAAAGGCCTTCAAaagatacaccttgggcagtacaagagcccagcTGAGGCTAAACCCAAGATGGACAGCTGgtcatgagttttcacactttcataagttttggtccatttacaaaTTTGGTttattgtccaattacagcttcaggttatgaagtcccatcctcccagtttgctctcctTAATTTGATGTGTTtatactttttgggcctgaagctgcaatggtgtccttggttctgaggctgggaaaggattgttttgtctaatgAAACTttgaagagaacttgctaacacttttCATGAAGTTCGGAGTTATAAACTAATGCAggacagaatctggaaaatatgaaagctaaagcCTAAGGCATCAATGTTAAATCTCTTTGTTTTGTCACATTGTTTTTGAGGAGGCCTTGAACAAACAAGATTTTTAATAGATCTTCATCCATTAACAGTAGCCAGAAATTCCTTTATGCACTGATGCTGGGACTTAAATGACGGTTCTGTTGGCACTGTCATTTACTAAGCCAGCAGTTTAATTGCCCATAGGAAAGAACAGTACACTAGTATGACAGCAAAAGTATGGCTGTCATTAGTTTAGACATGAGATTCAGACATCCTTACTGTCATTTCATGAATGTTATTGTCTAAGCTGGAAAACTGGAATATATGTTTTATATTCAACATTAGACATCAGGATTTGATGGTCTGACCCTTGCAGCTAAAGTCTGTCACACTGAGATCAGTCCTAGAATCACCCCTCTGTTATTCTCAGTCAGATTTTACTGCATGGTGAATTTTATGGGAAAAGCCTAGGGGGAAGGATGTTTCTCCTGAAATCTCTGTGTGATGTTTCTGTCTCACTGCAAAGGCTGGGTCCAAGAACTtctgtgtcctgctctcctcGGACTCATCTCAATCTCTTGAAGTATCTTGTGCCAGGAACACTTTCACAGTTCTCTGCATTATCTGATCTTGAATAGCCTGACTGAACCCAAAACAGGCACTCCACAGAGCTCATGCTTTCAGGATCCATCTAATCCACAGGTGATGTATTGCTCCTAGGATTTCTCTGCAGATGAAATGTGGAAAGCCAGATAAGAAGTGAAGGACAAGACCTCTTGCATCCATTTATTCTGATAGAAATAGAAATTGTTTGGCCAGTGCTTGGggaccaccaccacctcctgctgcccagggtgttACCAGCACACAGGTGCCTCTTCCCACTGCCACCTTGCCAGTGACACAAATCATTGTTTTACATGActggggaagaggaaaagagatGTGTTAAATGAGAAAACAGGTGTTAGGCTTCACATCAGCTCTGAGAATGTGTGGATGCAGAAGGAGAGGCAACCCTTGGCATAGCCTCTGGTGCACTCATTCCAGCTGGGCTGATGCTTAGAGTAAACATCAATGTAAACATTTTCTACAGAAGTGGTTTCACATGCAAACATCAgctaagagaaaaaagaaagaacccTGTCATTACCTTTCCAGGTAAGAAATTTATCATCACTGAAGGATGTTGGAGCCAGTTTTTTCTCCAATAAATTTTTAGTACAGCAGCCATGTCCCATGACAggtttgctgctgcttcagttGGGAGAGCAGAGTTGTGTTTCTGCATGAACAAGAGAAATGTAGTATCCACTTCAAAAATCCCTGGTGGCACAGTAGAACTGCTGAGTGACACATGATCTGGAGATCTGACCAGTACAGGGCTGAAGTTGGGATGATGCAGTTATTTTGCTTTACTTTCAGCTGGCAAATTGTCTGTCTTCATCTTGATAACCCAGGAGAATCTTGATCAGTTTCTGGGAGACATAAATTTTTCTGGCTATGATGAATTAAAAGTTCTTGTGAATGGCCTGAAAATAATGCCATGCCTATATAAAAACAATTAGGAAAAATGCTGTATATCTCCAAAAGCTGTTAACACCAATAGCATCTTAATTTGTCTATAAGGATTTGGCCCATATATTCTTTATAGACATAggtaatttcttaatttaagctttatttattttttgaaactTCCATGAATCTCTAGTGGCAGAAAGGAAGGGTGATCCCTGACCACATGTTCCAATGAAAGTGCAAAGCCCCTCTTCCCTTTGTTTCTCTGGTCTAAGGAACCTGAGGCCACCACATTTTGAAAGATTCAACCTCATGACTGCCTTGGCCTGGATGATGTGAGAGCAGAATTCATACCTGACCTATCTGCCTCCAGTCAAACAAGACCTCAGCACTTGCAAGAATGAGAATGTTACATTTCAAACTCCCTCCCTTGGTAAAAAGTTCCATGTGAACTTACAAAACAGAGGCCATGGCCAAGAATTTGACAATGTTTTCCAAAGGGGAAAATGGTTTGTATTAAGAAGTTATAGGGAGGACATACTAGGACTTCTTTCTCAATCAGGTCCCCTAAATATGACTTGGAACCCTGTGTTCTAATTCTTGCCCATCTTAAAATGCCATATATATGCATGTGTGCATActcattaaaataaagaaataataaataaacaatgaaaataaatacgtaaatatacatttatatgtAGATGTATACACACCTATAAAATATTATGTGCAGACATCTACATAATAatgtatataatattatatataaaaccTTATGAAAACATGCCcatgattatatatatatgcgTATATTTACAAGTATATATTCCTGTGGGCATAAAAAGCAGTGTATGTATAATGGCTGTTTATAAGTACATTCAGTCTTTCTCTGTATTACATGTACACAAAAGGAAGCAAGAAAACAGGACCAGATCATGTATGAAAAACTCTGTCCCTTAACTGGCTTGCTCTGCTTGCAATTAGTTAATTCTGTAACCACAGCAATCAAATGCTGCAGTGGCTGTAACACAAGGCTTTCCCTGAGAGATAAAAGAAGCTATTGAGAGCTAATGCAtgaccagcagctccagtgtgTGTCAGTTTTTAGTGAAGTGAATGCCTGGAAACCACAGATCTTGCCCAATGCACCCAAGATGTTTCTGTGTCTAGCCTGGTTTCCTAAGGAAACTGAGTGTATGCAGCCATACTGTTCATTTGTTTGTCTGTCAGGCAGCCCCTTTGTGGGAAATGTCAAACAAAGCAGGCAGAAGTGTAAAGATCTCAGAAGCATTGCAATTCCTTCAATAAAACATGAAATCAAAGAGCAGGGCAAGGTAGAGGCTGACCACATTGTCCCTGCCAAGGCCATGCACACCTGCCAGGCAGTCACTGCACCCAACACATCTGCAGTGTGGCCCaaccaccccagcagcagcacaaaaaggGGTTTTAAACAGATTTGCAGGCTGGAAACAAGTAGTCatggaggaggcagagctgaaggAATCACAGATGGGGAATAGTGGTTATTACACATCTGTAAAGGAGTTTTGTGGGGACATTGGACACAAATATGTAGGAAACCAAGCACTGTTAGCTCTGTTGCTCTGCTTGTGCCACTGGTTGTCTGTCCAGTGGCTCTTTATGGGGAAGAGCATCACTTGTAGCCAATTACCTTGATCTGAAGTCTGTGGTGCATTTGAGATCCTTTGTTTTAATGGGTGTTTACAAGCAGATTAGCCCTAGGACCAGGCAACAGTCCAGCTTTAGATTCAGTTCCCTGgctccctctgtgcctggggaaatcatgcatcttttaaaaaagtacttTTGTGGTTACTGTTTGAATTCATTGAAGATCTAGATCCCCAAAGGCTTTCATGGATCCAGCCCTTTGCTTCACTTTTCCTCAGGATTTCAGAGCCAGAACAAGGCCCTACTGTTCATTGCCTCCTCCAGCAGGAACTGATGCTCATTGTACATTTGTGCAATGGGCCCAGGTCTCTGCTGGGACCTGAAAGTGATGCCACCATCAACAATTACAGCATTGAGGAGGTACCAGGGTCAGACCCCTCTGCTGCAATGGGCAAGTGAAAGGCTAAAGAAAGGATGAGAGTGGCAATTTTGCAATCCACCTAAGCCAAGACTGTTTGACACACATTCAGCTCATGGTGATCATCCTGTTGGTCCTCTAGGCTGGGTCAAGGATGTAGGGTGGGATTTTGAAGGTCTGGTCATGCTGGCATGAAAGCAGGCatgaagctttttaaaatgcctttccATGGAGTGTTGGCTGGAATTTAAAACACCATTTTGATGTAAATGCAACTGGAAACAGGGAGTAGTGCAGTTGCCATGTTTTTGAGGTGTTCACCAGGTTTGTGCTGTGTAAATGTAATATTCCAGGAAAACCACAACATTTAAAAAGACTGTGTCATCTTTTAAATTAAACCCTGGGATTTTTCTTGTCCCAGATTTCTTGAAGGAAATTTGAAACAAACAGTTTATTAAATGGATAGAGACAGTGTTCTCACTATCTAGAGGCACATCTCCATACATTTACCTTCTCAAATTGTGACTTTCCAGTTTTAACATTTCTATAGAGTTATTTCTGTCAGCTTCATATAcagaaatatatgaaaaaataatgagaaaaccAGATTGGTTTGGCAGTCTGAGTTACTCCAGCTATATAACACATTACTTGTTTGTAGAGCATCatggtgaggtttttttaagatGGCACATTGCTGCTGTGGTTTAAAGATATTAAATAAGTGGCAAATGGTTAATGAATCTGTGACTGGCACCTCATTGAGAAGTTTAGGCAAGCAAATGAAGGTGAAATATATTTAGGTGAAATATATCTGTGGCTGACATTTCCCATCTTCTTGCCTGGCTAATGTCCAAGTGGGCATTTGCAATCTGTGACAAAGCTGGAAACTGGAGGACACAGAAAAGTAAAACTTGCACTGTAATGTGGTGAAAAAGGATAGTCTGAGAccatttccttcattttgaatattttggcAGATTGGAAAAGCCAGTTGTTTCCCAACTTACATTTCTTTGCTGGTCTGTTTCTGGCTCAacatttgggggttttttttgcagcacTCTTATTGGACTTGGGACAGAGGTCTAGAGTATTTGAGCAAAGTGGAGTGTATTACCCAACCTGCCTAAGCATGTCTTCATTATCAGCTCTCTTGAGAAGTTGCAGGAACAACCTGTTTGCAAAAGCCATACAAACTGAAATTGTTCAAACAAGGTTATTAAAGACATGGggaaaagcatttaaattaattacaaaaCACTTTTTTGTATCACTTCATTTATGTACCTCCAGAGCTAACCACAGTAAGGATTCTACCTTTTAATTCTAGAAAAAAATACCTGCAGTGTTTTCCAACAAACCAAGCTTGCCTTCTAGCCTGAAGTACCTTACTTGCCTTCATAGGAACATAAACACTTTGAGTGGCCTCCTGTCCTGGattgagattggtcagcagggCTTGTTTATGGCAAGAAAGCACCTTCTCCTCATTCTCCCCAGCCTTCTCCTCCAGTGTGCCTTTtttatactctttttttttcttttttttttctttttcccccaagaaGGGCAGTCCTCTACACTTTtaagcatttcatttttaagcattttccaGCCACCTGTGCCTCTGGCAATAGCTTTCCACAAAAGTACCATATTTCCCTGCTGTCTCCAGAGGCACCAGAAGTCCCATCTGGCCTCTGCAACCTCTGCTCACCCACGtggcagctgcccagcacacaaTCCTGCATGAAGGGCTTCCTGGCTGCTTCCACTAGTCTGGGAATGCCATCATCTCCTCAGTATTTGCACTTTCCAAATGAAGTGCTGATCCTTTGTGAGGCCCTGCTTCTGTAGGATCTCCTCTGCCCCAAACACAcatgagcagcagagagggaatgGCTGCAGGATCAGATCAGCGTTTAACATTGGCAGCTGATGATAAAGagctaagattttttttttatttggccATATTACCATTACAAATAAATGAAACCATGTTGCAGTCATTCAGTAAATGACAATTCCCTAGCTGGAGAGATCTGTGTGGCTCTGAGGTCCAGCAGGTTGGTGGGACAGTGTGCACCTCACCGctgtgtgtgggtctgggtggCACCTTTGCATGGGGTGGGCTTGCCAAACCCTACAAGGCTGTTCCCTGTGCCAATGCCAGGTCCAAAGGGTGGGGCAgacccacagctcagcagccccatCCTCCCTGCCCATCATGCTGAGCCTTGTGAGGActtgtgcacacacagaggtaCATACACACGCAGAGCCAGGGCATGAAAAGCCCAGGCTGGTGGCATGTCCTGCTCTTTTCCAAGTGCCCTGGCTCGTGTAGGCtttgcctggagctgccccagcccttctccagggctgctgcccagcaaacagccctgccctccccagccccctccaGGCACTGACCTTGACCTGAATACCATAATCCACTCCAGCCACAAGCAATTGCAGAGAGTGGCAGGTCACCCAGGGATACTTTCTGCAGCTCTACTGCAGGTCACAGCCTGCTATGGTGCAGCTGCTTATGAAGGAAAACTGCCTGCCATCCCTTTTCCCAACCCTTGGGCTCTTTCCCATGCCCAGGGGTGTCTGCATCCAGTGTTTGATGCACATCCCACCAGTGCCAAAGCACGTAGGGGTCCATGGGATGTGGGGCTGCCTCTTTAATAACATCAAAACAATGACTCTCCTCCAGCCCATAGGAGTGCTGGGTAAGCAAATGATCCCCACGCTGAGCTGCAGAGAACAGACATTGAACTGTCTGGCAGTTGCAATcagaagccttttttttcctttttcttcccccctaACACTGGTCAGCAGCTGTGTTGTTTATAAAATGAATGGAGCCCTTAATGAAGCAATAGATAGAAACAGTGAGAGGCTGTGTCTGTCTGTTACAAAGGGCTGAGGGGGAAGGGTTGAGCTCTTAAAATACCCTGACATCCTTTCTGCCACTTATTTAAACATTAGACATAGCAGCGATCAGCTACCACCATAAAGTCTATATTTGGCTCTGTGGAAATGCTAAATCCACACATCAAACCAGCTGTTCATATAGACAGGGAGAGATTTCTGTGCCTGTGAATGTAAAATAGTGCAAaataatgtaaagaaaaaaaaggagcagacAGCAtgtgggaagggggagggccAAGCTGCAACCAACACTGCTCAGTGTGTTGCATTGGTGGATGCAATAGACCCCATTACAGGCACATGGAGGATTGCAGCAGATACTCTGCCCAAGAGGCAAAGGCAGACAGGGAGAGGattccagccctggggagaaaaaataagCAGCTTTGCTATAAACAGTTTTCACTCCAGCTCAGTCCATCACTCACAACACGTGACATTAATAATAAACCTCAAAAACACATCTAGGTTAAAGTTTCCAGCTGTTCAGTCAATAGAGACTTttaaagaggaaagcagcagcatccttcaGCACAAAAGTCCTGCTGCCACCACATGGGATTGGCACATCCACTCCCCCTCTGCAAGgacagggagggggaaggaTAGCATGAAGTTAAGCCAGATTTTTATACAGTAGATGTCAAGGCCTAGGCAGAGGTGGAAATAACTTGGATTTTAGCAATGACATCCCTTCTATTAGTGGTTTTGAAGAGTACCACTGCTGCAAAGATTTGGCATTGAGATACACTAATGCAATCAGGAAGCCTCATGGTCCCTGGGAGCCCatcctgttttgtttctttatagCCCCAAAAGCACTGTGAGGAGCAAACTGGATATTTTCTGGAAACCTCCTGTTACCCAGTCAGAATTTCCTCTATGCCATAGTAGCTCCATAGTGGTCATTCACACTTGGAAAAAAGTGAGATCCCAGCTCCTGTTTTCCAGGTTAATAACTCTACAATACTCAGGCTAACACAGAAGTCAGCTTCTGCAGGTCTGggaagggtttttaaaaaaattctgataaATCTTCAAACCACTTGCATCTCTTAAGTTACAACACAAGCTAAAGATGCCATGAGAGCAGTACTGCAGGGAAAGAGGAGTCAAAACTCTTTGTAAAAGATGAGACACCactcctctgtgctgccctcCAGCTTTTATGCACAGGAACACAGTGTTCTCTGCCAAATGAACACTTCTGATGGCAAAGCTGACATTTGTAGTGATCCTAGCAACTCCTTGCAGCTTAGAATTGCTTGCAGATCCCTTTGTGCTGCAATAAGGCTTGGATGCATTCCTCCCcattaaaccaaaataaactgCCTGGGCTTGACAGGCACACCATGGTGTCCTTGTGGAAGGAATGATTAGCCATTCCCAGAAAAGCTCAGCAAAGAACCCAACTTTGCCCCTCTTTTGTAAGATGagctggcacaggttgctccTGTTTTCACTGGCACTGGCTGTCAAGCCCTTTGCTGGTATCAGTCCAGTCCTGTGCTGAATCATCACATCCAGTAGAGCCTTGGCTCAGACATgacaaatatttgcttttacatcTTCCTATCACAGGATTTTTTGAGTTACAGGAGGAATGAGCAGCCCAAAATAGTCCCAGCAAAGTCATCAAAGCACCTATCCCTGAAAACTCCAGTATGTTAAGTAAGTCACTGGGTTAATCTTTACTTTCCTGAAATCACATTCTTGTAAGAGCTCCAAAAAGAaccacctttaaaaaaatccaagtcaCATCTGCAATTTCAGTCAGGAGGCCTGAGTAACTCCAGCTATTCATGGGGAACTCATCACATCAATGGATTTAGAGATCAGAAAGGATGCAATGAGTGTGGCACCAACTCCAGTGAGGAAGTCAGACCCCAGATCTGTGCACTAGACAGTACTTTAGCCAGGGAGACAGAAAAAAGTTCAAACAGCAAATAGTACTCTGTATCATGGCTCaataattttctgcatttctatATCCTTTAGTACTAAAATAGTCAGCAAAAAAGCTGAATAAGTGTGTGCTGTTTTATTAGAATAGTAGGCTGGAGGAGGGAAGACTCTGAGCATAAAAGCAGGGAATGACAGATCTGAGTAAAATCAGAAAGACTTGATTGATACAAAGGGATGGCAAGAATATATTTGGACTGAAAAAGATTATTGTACTCCTGGTAAAATATGAAGACACCAGACATTGCAAAGTTacaaatttatttgttttgaaataaatacaaatacttCATTAAGAAACTTTTCTTGATAGACTTTACACAATAGCTTTATTCTTTCTGGAAATTGTCTGTTCTTCCCACAAAATGTTATGGATATTCTACACAAGAGCTGAAGTTAGTCAATATAAAGTAACCTAGATGGTGTTCTTCTGAACAAGCAATCCCAAAGTATTAACATTTGCTATTTAACTGCTCAGCATTTGAGCTTTTTGTCTGTGTGAGGACTGCAATTCAGCAGGTATGCACTGGAGCTGTGGAAATCCTGTCCCACTAGCTATGGAAGGACAAACTTAAGAACACCCAACTGTGACATTCTGAGTGGCAGAAAGGTATCAAGCCACTAGCTTCAAAGAAAGCAACTCAAGGAGGCTATGCAAAGATGCAGAACCAGCAGATCATGACATTTACAAAGTCATTAGACACTGCATTCCAGACATACAGTATTGCTGCTCCACCACTTCATGGAATACACTTTTCAGCACCAGTGAAATCTCATCAGTTTCAAATCTAGAAATTAGTGGCAGTTGAATGTACAGTATCTAATTACATGCCCACCCCACAGTTATTCATCTCTCCTGACA harbors:
- the CCN4 gene encoding CCN family member 4 isoform X1, with protein sequence MRWLLPWILAASSILQATGQTSLTMSSPVPATAEPYTRTQYCRWPCECPRSPPRCAAGVSLVTDGCDCCKTCAKQRGESCTEADTCDFHRGLYCDYSGDRPRYEIGVCAQIVGVGCVLNGVRYKNGETFQPNCKYNCTCINGAVGCVPMCTNSRPPLVWCPNPKLIKMTGKCCEQWVCDDSRKIRKTSPRHISSAAYEGEEEAWQKNCIVHTSPWSPCSKTCGLGISTRISNDNEQCRLLKESRLCNMRPCEVDITQHIKPGKKCLAVYRANEPMNYTISGCVSKSPYRPKYCGVCTDNRCCTPYKSKTIEVRFQCPDGTEFSWKIMWINACFCNLNCRNPNDIFADLAHYYDYSEIAN
- the CCN4 gene encoding CCN family member 4 isoform X2, translating into MYLIPASRDEVAFALDSSSKQHFAGHWPDLPDHEQPCPSHGRALHTDSVLQVALGLYCDYSGDRPRYEIGVCAQIVGVGCVLNGVRYKNGETFQPNCKYNCTCINGAVGCVPMCTNSRPPLVWCPNPKLIKMTGKCCEQWVCDDSRKIRKTSPRHISSAAYEGEEEAWQKNCIVHTSPWSPCSKTCGLGISTRISNDNEQCRLLKESRLCNMRPCEVDITQHIKPGKKCLAVYRANEPMNYTISGCVSKSPYRPKYCGVCTDNRCCTPYKSKTIEVRFQCPDGTEFSWKIMWINACFCNLNCRNPNDIFADLAHYYDYSEIAN